A section of the Pimelobacter simplex genome encodes:
- the pstA gene encoding phosphate ABC transporter permease PstA, whose protein sequence is MTAIETRPDDLDGRADGPEAPTEPRTFLPTRDRDQDDDAPPPVPRRAIGAPNADELFARGGAWVAALGMAWLITQRFLPLGGLAWFLIVLLVAGIFMTGLLSSMSTTFVEVRDRVAGIVVTAGAVVVGAALISAVVFVFVRGWRPLTHLNFFTDDMAGVEPKAPFSQGGVLHAIIGTGIQLGIGLAVALPLGVGTAVFMTEVGGRFARIVRTVVEAMTALPSIVAGLFIYTTVILTLGVPRSGLAAGLALGVMMLPIIARAADVVLRVVPGNLREASLALGASRWRTTWNVVLPTARPGLATAVILGVARGVGETSPVLLTSGAANFVQGNPFDGAMNSLPLFIYTQVRSGEPHSIGRAFGAAVVLMTLVLALFVLARLVARPRKYKNRPSLRSRLGRLRPARTRTTRNGEPA, encoded by the coding sequence ATGACCGCCATCGAGACCCGCCCCGACGACCTCGACGGCCGCGCCGACGGCCCGGAGGCGCCCACGGAGCCGCGGACCTTCCTGCCCACCCGCGACCGGGACCAGGACGACGACGCCCCGCCGCCGGTCCCGCGCCGCGCGATCGGCGCGCCCAACGCCGACGAGCTGTTCGCCCGCGGCGGCGCCTGGGTCGCCGCGCTGGGCATGGCCTGGCTGATCACCCAGCGCTTCCTGCCCCTGGGCGGGCTGGCCTGGTTCCTCATCGTGCTGCTCGTGGCCGGCATCTTCATGACCGGCCTGCTCTCCTCGATGAGCACCACCTTCGTCGAGGTGCGCGACCGGGTCGCGGGCATCGTCGTGACCGCGGGAGCGGTCGTCGTCGGTGCCGCGCTGATCTCGGCCGTCGTGTTCGTCTTCGTGCGCGGCTGGCGCCCGCTGACCCACCTCAACTTCTTCACCGACGACATGGCCGGAGTCGAGCCCAAGGCGCCGTTCAGCCAGGGCGGCGTGCTCCACGCGATCATCGGCACCGGCATCCAGCTCGGCATCGGCCTGGCCGTCGCGCTGCCGCTCGGCGTGGGCACCGCGGTGTTCATGACCGAGGTCGGCGGCCGCTTCGCCCGCATCGTGCGGACCGTCGTCGAGGCGATGACCGCGCTGCCCTCGATCGTGGCCGGCCTGTTCATCTACACCACGGTCATCCTCACCCTCGGCGTCCCGCGCTCGGGCCTGGCCGCGGGCCTCGCGCTCGGCGTGATGATGCTGCCGATCATCGCCCGCGCCGCGGACGTCGTCCTGCGCGTGGTGCCCGGCAACCTGCGCGAGGCCAGCCTCGCGCTCGGCGCCAGCCGGTGGCGCACCACCTGGAACGTCGTGCTGCCCACGGCCCGTCCCGGCCTGGCCACCGCCGTGATCCTCGGCGTCGCCCGCGGCGTCGGCGAGACCAGCCCGGTGCTGCTCACCTCGGGTGCGGCGAACTTCGTCCAGGGCAACCCGTTCGACGGCGCGATGAACTCGCTCCCGCTCTTCATCTACACCCAGGTCCGCAGCGGCGAGCCGCACTCGATCGGCCGCGCCTTCGGCGCCGCGGTGGTGCTGATGACGCTCGTGCTGGCGCTCTTCGTGCTCGCCCGCCTCGTCGCCCGCCCGCGCAAGTACAAGAACCGCCCGTCGCTGCGCAGCCGCCTCGGCCGCCTGCGACCCGCCCGCACCCGCACCACCCGCAACGGAGAACCCGCATGA
- a CDS encoding type II toxin-antitoxin system Phd/YefM family antitoxin — MSAAVVVNVHEAKTNLSRLLARVEAGEEIVIARGGKPVARLEPFTRPAVTVGFLDLPEIPDDFFAPLDDDELTEWGL; from the coding sequence ATGAGCGCTGCCGTGGTCGTCAACGTGCACGAGGCGAAGACCAACCTCTCCCGACTCCTCGCCCGCGTCGAGGCCGGCGAGGAGATCGTGATCGCCCGTGGCGGCAAGCCGGTCGCCCGGCTCGAGCCGTTCACCCGACCGGCGGTCACCGTGGGCTTCCTCGACCTCCCCGAGATCCCCGACGACTTCTTCGCTCCCCTCGACGACGACGAGCTCACGGAGTGGGGCCTGTGA
- the rlmC gene encoding 23S rRNA (uracil(747)-C(5))-methyltransferase RlmC — translation MGLAVLDCAHFTAGECRSCTWLGRPYDDQLAAKEATTRALVGAPGEVWLPPVVSPPSGFRNKAKMVVTGTAAAPTLGILDPADPSRGYDLRDCALHTPGIVAALPVLAELVSATALTPYDVGSGRPVAQRGELKHVLVTESPDGELMVRLVLRSTAAEARVRKHLPWLRERLPQVRVLTINVQPEHRAVLEGEREIVLTEDDTLPMRMEAVTLHLRPRSFFQTNTTVAAALYREAAAWVRDLAPARVVDLYCGVGGFALHLAAPGRRVDGIEISADAIASAERSRDEAGLPGSLAFAVGDATAPEHAALLTGADLVVVNPPRRGLGHDLARRLEGSGARHVLYSSCNPETLARDLADLASYRVVRGRLLDMFPQTPHAEVLVLLERLGQRSE, via the coding sequence ATGGGTCTCGCCGTGCTCGACTGCGCCCACTTCACGGCGGGGGAGTGCCGCTCCTGCACCTGGCTCGGCCGCCCGTACGACGACCAGCTGGCCGCCAAGGAGGCCACCACCCGCGCCCTCGTCGGCGCCCCCGGCGAGGTCTGGCTGCCGCCGGTCGTGAGCCCGCCCTCGGGCTTTCGCAACAAGGCCAAGATGGTCGTCACCGGGACGGCGGCCGCGCCGACCCTCGGCATCCTCGACCCGGCCGATCCCAGCCGCGGCTACGACCTGCGCGACTGCGCGCTCCACACGCCGGGGATCGTGGCGGCGCTGCCGGTGCTGGCCGAGCTCGTGAGCGCCACCGCCCTCACGCCGTACGACGTGGGCTCGGGGCGCCCGGTCGCCCAGCGCGGCGAGCTCAAGCACGTCCTGGTCACCGAGTCGCCCGACGGTGAGCTGATGGTGCGGCTGGTGCTGCGCTCCACGGCCGCCGAGGCCCGGGTCCGCAAGCACCTGCCCTGGCTGCGGGAGCGGCTGCCGCAGGTCCGGGTGCTCACGATCAACGTCCAGCCCGAGCACCGCGCGGTGCTGGAGGGGGAGCGCGAGATCGTGCTCACCGAGGACGACACGCTGCCCATGCGGATGGAGGCGGTGACGCTGCACCTGCGCCCGCGCAGCTTCTTCCAGACCAACACGACCGTGGCGGCGGCGCTCTACCGCGAGGCGGCCGCGTGGGTGCGCGACCTGGCTCCCGCGCGAGTGGTCGACCTCTACTGCGGGGTGGGCGGCTTCGCGCTCCACCTGGCCGCGCCGGGGCGCCGGGTCGACGGGATCGAGATCAGCGCCGACGCGATCGCCAGCGCCGAGCGCTCCCGGGACGAGGCCGGGCTGCCGGGCAGTCTCGCGTTCGCGGTGGGCGATGCGACCGCGCCTGAGCACGCCGCGCTGCTGACCGGCGCCGACCTGGTGGTCGTCAACCCGCCCCGGCGCGGGCTCGGGCACGACCTGGCCCGCCGGCTGGAGGGCTCGGGGGCCCGGCACGTGCTCTACTCCAGCTGCAACCCCGAGACGCTGGCGCGCGACCTGGCCGACCTGGCGTCGTACCGGGTGGTGCGGGGGCGGCTGCTCGACATGTTCCCGCAGACCCCGCACGCGGAGGTGCTGGTGCTGCTGGAGCGGCTGGGTCAGCGCAGCGAGTAG
- the trhA gene encoding PAQR family membrane homeostasis protein TrhA, giving the protein MNQALPHTGEKVRARLDTLGDQISEKVADIKPKLRGWIHLASTPLVLAAGIVLITLSPTAATKVGSALYATSALLLFGISALYHRGTWSPKVWQILNRFDHSNIFLFIAGSYTPFAVILLEGPARVVMLSVVWSGALLGIAFKLFWPTAPRWLSAPIYIALGWAAIFFIPAFFEGATALGLGIGIAIFVLIIVGGALYTMGGLVYGFQWPNPSPRVFGFHEIFHGFTIAAFAAHYVGVSLATYSLR; this is encoded by the coding sequence ATGAACCAGGCCCTCCCCCACACCGGTGAGAAGGTCCGCGCGCGCTTGGACACCCTCGGTGACCAGATCAGCGAGAAGGTCGCGGACATCAAGCCGAAGCTGCGGGGCTGGATCCACCTGGCCTCGACGCCGCTGGTCCTCGCCGCCGGCATCGTGCTGATCACCCTCTCGCCCACCGCGGCGACCAAGGTCGGCTCGGCGCTCTACGCGACGTCCGCGCTGCTGCTCTTCGGCATCTCCGCGCTCTACCACCGCGGCACGTGGTCGCCCAAGGTGTGGCAGATCCTCAACCGGTTCGACCACTCCAACATCTTCTTGTTCATCGCGGGCTCCTACACGCCCTTCGCGGTGATCCTGCTCGAGGGCCCCGCGCGGGTGGTCATGCTCTCGGTCGTGTGGTCCGGCGCCCTGCTCGGCATCGCGTTCAAGCTGTTCTGGCCGACCGCGCCGCGCTGGCTGTCCGCGCCGATCTACATCGCGCTCGGCTGGGCGGCGATCTTCTTCATCCCGGCGTTCTTCGAGGGCGCGACGGCGCTCGGCCTCGGCATCGGGATCGCGATCTTCGTGCTGATCATCGTCGGCGGCGCGCTCTACACGATGGGCGGTCTGGTCTACGGCTTCCAGTGGCCGAACCCCTCGCCGCGCGTGTTCGGCTTCCACGAGATCTTCCACGGCTTCACCATCGCCGCGTTCGCCGCGCACTACGTCGGCGTCTCGCTGGCGACCTACTCGCTGCGCTGA
- a CDS encoding isoprenyl transferase, with the protein MADWKRGVRKVLYPAYEARMLRRMPGNLPKHIGVMLDGNRRWAKAVGRDTAHGHQAGAANIEPLLGWCDEVGIEVVTLWLLSTDNLNRPARELEPLLEIIADAVDSLADQRRWRLHPVGALDLLPDETAKRLKAAAEATADVDGMIVNVAVAYGGRREIADAVRSLLTEHAALGTPLEMLAQQIDIEHIEEHLYTKGQPDPDLVIRTSGEQRLGGFLLWQSAKSEFYFCEAYWPDFRRVDFLRAIRAYAQRERRFGS; encoded by the coding sequence GTGGCGGATTGGAAGCGCGGTGTGCGCAAGGTGCTCTACCCCGCCTACGAGGCACGCATGCTTCGCAGGATGCCCGGGAACCTGCCCAAGCACATCGGCGTCATGCTCGACGGCAACCGACGCTGGGCCAAGGCGGTCGGCCGGGACACCGCGCACGGCCACCAGGCCGGCGCGGCCAACATCGAGCCGCTCCTGGGCTGGTGCGACGAGGTCGGCATCGAGGTGGTCACCCTGTGGCTGCTCTCCACCGACAACCTCAACCGCCCCGCCCGCGAGCTCGAGCCCCTGCTCGAGATCATCGCCGACGCCGTCGACTCCCTCGCCGACCAGCGTCGCTGGCGCCTGCACCCCGTCGGCGCCCTCGACCTGCTCCCCGACGAGACCGCCAAGCGCCTCAAGGCCGCCGCCGAGGCCACCGCCGACGTCGACGGCATGATCGTCAACGTCGCCGTCGCCTACGGCGGGCGCCGCGAGATCGCGGACGCCGTCCGCTCCCTGCTCACCGAGCACGCCGCCCTCGGTACCCCGCTCGAGATGCTCGCCCAGCAGATCGACATCGAGCACATCGAGGAGCACCTCTACACCAAGGGCCAGCCCGACCCCGACCTCGTCATCCGGACGTCGGGGGAGCAGCGGCTCGGCGGCTTCCTGCTGTGGCAGAGCGCCAAGTCGGAGTTCTACTTCTGCGAGGCCTACTGGCCCGACTTCCGCCGAGTCGACTTCCTGCGCGCGATCCGGGCCTACGCGCAGCGCGAGCGCCGCTTCGGGTCCTAG
- a CDS encoding AIM24 family protein — MTAAAWHPDPTGRHELRYWDGAQWTDHVSDQGVQATSPLYPPTEAAAQQSVETGGADQAAASSTGGADADPWVGSSVVDAQAEAAVDAPTGTPSVAPDAVTAFAPLGVQSGEVPAAEPQAEVPAEVPAQSEPPAWQPAQQAEPVQPYQAQPEAQPFQAQAAPAVPSYQPQPMGGAQPQGALGDAFAGISGELIDGRFSEVDGAGAMLQNKKLLRVRITEPFMAKQGSMVAYQGNVNFAYQGGGAAKFLKKAFTGEGLSLMRVEGQGDVFLADLAHDVHILHLNNSGLSVNGRNVLAFSASLDWNVERVKGGSIAAGGLFNTTLRGTGWVAITTEGMPVVLNAAEAPTFADAQALVAWSVQLQTSLRSTVSAGALIGRGSGEAFQVSFQGPGFVIVQPSEGPPVTTA, encoded by the coding sequence ATGACCGCTGCCGCCTGGCACCCGGACCCCACCGGCCGCCACGAGCTCCGCTACTGGGACGGCGCCCAGTGGACCGACCACGTGTCCGACCAGGGCGTGCAGGCGACCTCGCCGCTCTACCCGCCCACCGAGGCCGCCGCCCAGCAGAGCGTCGAGACCGGTGGCGCCGACCAGGCCGCCGCGAGCAGCACGGGCGGCGCCGACGCCGACCCGTGGGTCGGCTCGTCGGTCGTCGACGCCCAGGCCGAGGCCGCGGTCGACGCCCCGACCGGTACGCCGTCGGTCGCGCCCGACGCGGTCACCGCGTTCGCGCCGCTCGGCGTCCAGTCCGGCGAGGTGCCCGCGGCCGAGCCCCAGGCCGAGGTCCCGGCCGAGGTTCCCGCCCAGTCCGAGCCGCCCGCGTGGCAGCCGGCCCAGCAGGCGGAGCCGGTCCAGCCGTACCAGGCCCAGCCCGAGGCGCAGCCCTTCCAGGCCCAGGCCGCCCCGGCCGTGCCGTCGTACCAGCCGCAGCCGATGGGCGGCGCTCAGCCCCAGGGTGCCCTGGGCGACGCCTTCGCCGGGATCAGCGGCGAGCTCATCGACGGTCGCTTCAGCGAGGTCGACGGGGCCGGCGCGATGCTCCAGAACAAGAAGCTGCTCCGGGTGCGGATCACCGAGCCGTTCATGGCCAAGCAGGGCTCGATGGTGGCCTACCAGGGCAACGTCAACTTCGCCTACCAGGGCGGCGGCGCGGCCAAGTTCCTCAAGAAGGCGTTCACCGGCGAGGGCCTCTCGCTCATGCGCGTCGAGGGCCAGGGCGACGTCTTCCTCGCCGACCTCGCGCACGACGTCCACATCCTGCACCTCAACAACAGCGGGCTGTCGGTCAACGGCCGCAACGTGCTCGCCTTCTCGGCCTCCCTCGACTGGAACGTCGAGCGGGTCAAGGGCGGCAGCATCGCCGCCGGCGGGCTGTTCAACACGACCCTGCGCGGCACCGGCTGGGTCGCGATCACGACCGAGGGCATGCCGGTGGTGCTCAACGCCGCCGAGGCGCCGACCTTCGCCGACGCCCAGGCCCTCGTCGCCTGGTCGGTCCAGCTCCAGACCTCGCTGCGCTCCACGGTCTCGGCCGGCGCGCTGATCGGCCGCGGCTCGGGCGAGGCCTTCCAGGTCTCGTTCCAGGGTCCGGGCTTCGTCATCGTGCAGCCCTCCGAGGGCCCGCCGGTCACCACGGCCTGA
- a CDS encoding serpin family protein, with translation MSLALDRRTTVQLGLAALGASFLTACSGSGSDGGEPQAEPTAPGGDDVIELVSSGVRRAAGDPALVPDVVAGLHTFAGRLYDALAREHRGDNLVLSPSSVLVALGMTLTGAAGRTATEMREVLGVGDLGERWHQGVNALTRSLEGLAGEQKRLDGSTAELALATADQLFGQKGVAWEREFVDLLAKEYGAPVRAVDFVEHTEQSRRLINDWVEEQTADRIVDLVPEGVLDPATRLVLVNAIYLKAPWESPFEKTLTARGAFRRGDGSVVQADLMRVPDLAARLTSGTGWRAVAVPYAGRRLAMTIVLPDEPGGLAGVEHQVASGGLAAFTPAGGSGETTGVDLTLPRWTFRTAAPLREVLIGLGMPAAFGDGADFTPMTEEDLDLVVSEVLHQAFVAVDEEGTEAAAATAVVMTETSAPLTEPFVVDRPFLFVVHDVAHGTPLFVGRVTDPTA, from the coding sequence ATGTCCCTCGCGCTCGACCGCCGTACCACCGTCCAGCTCGGCCTCGCCGCCCTCGGCGCCTCCTTCCTGACCGCCTGCAGCGGCAGCGGCAGCGACGGCGGCGAGCCGCAGGCCGAGCCGACCGCTCCGGGCGGCGACGACGTGATCGAGCTCGTCTCCTCCGGCGTCCGCCGCGCCGCCGGCGACCCCGCTCTCGTCCCGGACGTCGTCGCCGGCCTGCACACCTTCGCCGGCCGCCTGTACGACGCCCTGGCCCGCGAGCACCGCGGCGACAACCTCGTCCTGTCCCCGTCCTCGGTCCTCGTCGCGCTCGGCATGACGCTCACCGGAGCCGCGGGCCGGACCGCGACCGAGATGCGCGAGGTGCTCGGCGTCGGTGACCTGGGGGAGCGCTGGCACCAGGGGGTCAACGCGCTGACCCGGTCGCTCGAGGGGCTCGCGGGGGAGCAGAAGCGGCTGGACGGATCGACCGCCGAGCTGGCGCTCGCGACGGCCGACCAGCTGTTCGGGCAGAAGGGGGTGGCCTGGGAGCGGGAGTTCGTCGACCTCCTCGCCAAGGAGTACGGCGCCCCGGTGCGCGCCGTCGACTTCGTCGAGCACACCGAGCAGTCCCGGCGCCTGATCAACGACTGGGTCGAGGAGCAGACCGCCGACCGGATCGTCGACCTCGTCCCCGAGGGCGTCCTGGACCCGGCGACCCGGCTCGTGCTCGTCAACGCGATCTACCTCAAGGCGCCGTGGGAGTCGCCGTTCGAGAAGACGCTCACCGCGCGCGGTGCCTTCCGCCGGGGCGACGGCAGCGTCGTCCAGGCCGACCTCATGCGGGTCCCCGACCTCGCCGCGCGGCTCACCAGCGGGACGGGCTGGCGTGCCGTCGCCGTCCCGTACGCCGGGCGCCGGCTCGCGATGACGATCGTGCTCCCGGACGAGCCCGGCGGCCTGGCCGGCGTCGAGCACCAGGTGGCGTCCGGTGGCCTCGCCGCGTTCACCCCGGCCGGAGGGAGTGGTGAGACGACGGGGGTCGACCTGACCCTGCCGCGGTGGACCTTCCGGACCGCCGCGCCGCTGCGCGAGGTCCTCATCGGGCTGGGGATGCCGGCCGCCTTCGGCGACGGCGCCGACTTCACGCCGATGACCGAGGAGGACCTCGACCTGGTGGTCAGCGAGGTGCTGCACCAGGCGTTCGTCGCGGTGGACGAGGAGGGAACGGAGGCCGCGGCGGCCACCGCGGTCGTGATGACCGAGACCAGCGCGCCCCTCACCGAGCCCTTCGTGGTCGACCGTCCGTTCCTCTTCGTGGTGCACGACGTGGCGCACGGCACGCCTCTCTTCGTCGGCCGGGTGACCGATCCCACGGCCTGA
- the pstC gene encoding phosphate ABC transporter permease subunit PstC → MTSLPLADPSAPEAQPRRISRRPTGSDAIFVNVARAIGASVLVITGGVGVFLAWQAVPTLRRYGFSFLTEQRWQPEADIIGIAGVLVGTVSIALVAMFFAFPLALLSALYISEYAPAKIKGLLVSAVDLMAAIPSIVYGLWGFFLMMPHAAELAWWLQRHFGWVPFFKIRGTDPDSPVWDTSRYVSSAFCAGIAVAMMVLPMACAVMRQVFSQTPPGEREAALALGATKWGVIRSVVLPFGRGGIIGGTMLGLGRALGETIAVVLIISPAFEIKWNVLETGANSVSALIAVQFGDATPAQLSALLAAGFVLFLITLAVNTFAAVIVNRSRSGADADA, encoded by the coding sequence GTGACGAGCCTGCCCCTAGCCGACCCCAGCGCGCCGGAAGCGCAGCCGCGGCGGATCTCGCGCAGGCCCACCGGCAGCGACGCGATCTTCGTGAACGTCGCTCGCGCGATCGGTGCGTCGGTGCTCGTGATCACCGGTGGCGTCGGCGTCTTCCTGGCCTGGCAGGCCGTGCCGACCCTGCGCCGCTACGGGTTCTCGTTCCTCACCGAGCAGCGCTGGCAGCCCGAGGCCGACATCATCGGCATCGCCGGCGTCCTCGTCGGCACGGTGTCGATCGCGCTGGTCGCGATGTTCTTCGCCTTCCCACTGGCACTGCTGAGCGCGCTCTACATCAGCGAGTACGCCCCCGCGAAGATCAAGGGGCTGCTGGTCTCGGCGGTCGACCTGATGGCGGCGATCCCGTCGATCGTCTACGGCCTGTGGGGCTTCTTCCTGATGATGCCGCACGCCGCCGAGCTCGCCTGGTGGTTGCAGCGGCACTTCGGCTGGGTGCCGTTCTTCAAGATCCGCGGTACCGACCCGGACAGCCCGGTCTGGGACACCAGCCGCTACGTCTCCAGCGCGTTCTGCGCCGGCATCGCGGTCGCCATGATGGTGCTGCCGATGGCGTGCGCGGTGATGCGCCAGGTCTTCTCGCAGACCCCGCCGGGGGAGCGGGAGGCGGCGCTCGCGCTCGGCGCCACCAAGTGGGGCGTCATCCGCTCCGTCGTGCTGCCCTTCGGCCGCGGCGGCATCATCGGCGGCACGATGCTCGGCCTGGGCCGCGCGCTCGGCGAGACCATCGCCGTCGTCCTCATCATCTCGCCGGCCTTCGAGATCAAGTGGAACGTGCTCGAGACCGGCGCCAACTCGGTCAGCGCGCTCATCGCCGTCCAGTTCGGTGACGCCACCCCGGCCCAGCTCTCGGCCCTGCTCGCCGCCGGCTTCGTGCTCTTCCTGATCACGCTCGCCGTCAACACCTTCGCCGCGGTCATCGTGAACCGCAGCCGTTCCGGAGCGGACGCCGACGCATGA
- a CDS encoding type II toxin-antitoxin system VapC family toxin, whose protein sequence is MTLLLDTHAFYWTVRRESRLPDHVRAALHEAPRRFVSDVSAYEVALKVRLGKFPTATALRDRWTEALATLPAIALPMSTSHALLAGSLAWEHRDPFDRLLAAQAILEGLTLVTADAAFDTAPGLTVLRW, encoded by the coding sequence GTGACGCTGCTGCTCGACACGCACGCCTTCTACTGGACCGTGCGCCGCGAGAGCCGCCTCCCGGACCACGTGCGCGCAGCGCTCCACGAGGCGCCGCGCCGGTTCGTCTCGGACGTCTCGGCCTACGAGGTCGCGCTCAAGGTCCGCCTCGGCAAGTTCCCCACGGCCACCGCCCTGCGCGACCGGTGGACCGAGGCGCTCGCGACGCTGCCGGCGATCGCACTCCCGATGTCGACCTCCCACGCCCTGCTCGCCGGGTCGCTCGCCTGGGAGCACCGGGACCCCTTCGATCGCCTCCTGGCCGCCCAGGCGATCCTCGAGGGACTCACCCTGGTCACGGCCGACGCTGCCTTCGACACCGCGCCCGGCCTCACCGTGCTCCGCTGGTGA
- a CDS encoding DUF3817 domain-containing protein: protein MTTPTRLFRTVAIAEAITWTGLLVGMFLKYGTETTEVGVRIFGMLHGVVFVAYVVTTVVVWVDRRWSAGRGLLALVAAVPPLATLPLEWWAIRKGWLGETWRLPAGASRSLPDRVVAWLLVNPLRGLGVGLVAVAALTGLALVVGPPTS from the coding sequence GTGACCACCCCCACCCGCCTGTTCCGCACCGTCGCGATCGCCGAGGCGATCACCTGGACGGGTCTGCTGGTCGGCATGTTCCTCAAGTACGGCACCGAGACCACCGAGGTCGGGGTGCGGATCTTCGGCATGCTGCACGGCGTCGTCTTCGTGGCGTACGTCGTCACGACCGTCGTGGTCTGGGTCGACCGCCGCTGGTCGGCCGGTCGCGGACTGCTCGCGCTCGTCGCCGCGGTGCCGCCGCTGGCGACGCTGCCGCTGGAGTGGTGGGCGATCCGCAAGGGCTGGCTCGGCGAGACGTGGCGGCTGCCGGCCGGCGCGAGCCGCTCGCTGCCCGACCGGGTCGTGGCGTGGCTGCTGGTCAACCCGCTGCGCGGGCTCGGGGTGGGTCTGGTGGCCGTCGCGGCGCTGACCGGTCTCGCGCTCGTGGTCGGGCCGCCGACCTCCTGA
- a CDS encoding phosphate ABC transporter substrate-binding protein PstS: MSAPVRRSLVALLAGAALLLGWVGTATAQGAVGRAAPYTTIEGTGSTWSELIVQKWIADVDANGMKVVYTGGGSSKGRKDFAQSTNDFAISEIPYQGVDEKGNADKSDRPYAYLPIVAGGTAFTYQLKIGNQQVRNLRLSGETIAKIFTGQITNWDDAAIAKDNNGRKFPSLPITPVVRSDGSGTTAQFTTWMDSQYPSIWRGYFGRSGLTSYFPVKSGSRMTAQSGSDQVMNTVKGFAGNGSIGYVEYSYPVNANYPVVKVLNKSGFFVEPTQYNTAVALTKAKINPTTLTQDLRGVYVNADPRAYPISSYSYMIIPTAANDSRMTTSKRQTLADFIYYSLCTGQTSAGKYGYSPLTLNLVKAGFAQVAKLKKADSNVNLTNRDVRSCNNPTFDGKNENHNVLADKAPQPAACDKQGAGPCGTETGTNKPSTDGKTPDAGSGDGGTGPSGEPGKVDPETGAPAGGPDTATDGGTGGGNEAVYANPTLVADRTGDQRPFGVLAVLQLVVLVLIPGVTSTVLRRRRQARSRA, from the coding sequence ATGAGCGCCCCCGTCCGCCGATCACTCGTCGCCCTCCTCGCCGGCGCGGCCCTGCTGCTGGGCTGGGTGGGCACCGCGACCGCCCAGGGCGCGGTGGGCCGCGCGGCGCCGTACACGACGATCGAGGGCACCGGCTCGACCTGGTCGGAGCTGATCGTCCAGAAGTGGATCGCCGACGTCGACGCCAACGGCATGAAGGTCGTCTACACCGGTGGCGGCTCGAGCAAGGGCCGCAAGGACTTCGCCCAGAGCACCAACGACTTCGCCATCTCCGAGATCCCCTACCAGGGCGTCGACGAGAAGGGGAACGCCGACAAGTCCGACCGGCCCTACGCCTACCTGCCGATCGTCGCCGGTGGCACCGCCTTCACCTACCAGCTCAAGATCGGCAACCAGCAGGTGCGCAACCTGCGGCTGTCCGGCGAGACCATCGCCAAGATCTTCACCGGCCAGATCACCAACTGGGACGACGCGGCGATCGCCAAGGACAACAACGGCCGCAAGTTCCCGTCGCTGCCGATCACGCCGGTGGTCCGCTCCGACGGCTCCGGTACGACGGCCCAGTTCACGACCTGGATGGACAGCCAGTACCCGAGCATCTGGCGCGGCTACTTCGGGCGCTCGGGCCTCACGTCGTACTTCCCGGTCAAGAGCGGCTCGCGGATGACCGCGCAGTCCGGCTCGGACCAGGTGATGAACACGGTCAAGGGCTTCGCGGGCAACGGCTCGATCGGGTACGTCGAGTACTCCTACCCGGTCAACGCGAACTACCCCGTGGTCAAGGTGCTCAACAAGTCGGGCTTCTTCGTGGAGCCGACGCAGTACAACACCGCGGTCGCGCTGACCAAGGCCAAGATCAACCCGACGACGCTGACCCAGGACCTGCGGGGCGTCTACGTCAACGCGGACCCGCGCGCGTACCCGATCTCGTCGTACTCCTACATGATCATCCCGACGGCCGCGAACGACAGCCGGATGACGACCTCGAAGCGCCAGACGCTCGCCGACTTCATCTACTACTCGCTGTGCACGGGCCAGACGAGCGCCGGCAAGTACGGCTACTCGCCGCTGACGCTCAACCTGGTCAAGGCGGGCTTCGCCCAGGTCGCCAAGCTCAAGAAGGCCGACAGCAACGTCAACCTGACCAACCGCGACGTCCGCAGCTGCAACAACCCGACGTTCGACGGCAAGAACGAGAACCACAATGTGCTCGCCGACAAGGCGCCCCAGCCGGCCGCCTGCGACAAGCAGGGCGCCGGGCCGTGCGGCACCGAGACCGGCACCAACAAGCCCTCCACCGACGGCAAGACCCCCGACGCCGGCTCCGGCGACGGCGGGACCGGCCCCTCGGGCGAGCCCGGCAAGGTCGATCCCGAGACAGGGGCGCCGGCCGGCGGCCCGGACACCGCCACCGACGGCGGCACCGGGGGCGGCAACGAGGCGGTGTACGCCAACCCGACCCTGGTCGCGGACCGCACCGGCGACCAGCGCCCCTTCGGCGTGCTCGCCGTGCTCCAGCTGGTCGTGCTCGTCCTCATCCCCGGCGTGACCAGCACCGTGCTGCGCCGCCGCCGCCAGGCCAGGAGCCGTGCATGA